The genomic window TTATTTTCATTCCAGAAGAAGATTCTGACTATGAGAGTGATTTGTCCTACGAAGGGTTGAACATTCTTGGCGAAATAAATGTTTCTGATAAAACATATACAAATACGTTGTTCAATATATTTACGAGTGATGGGGTTTCTATTATTTCGAAAAAAGGCTTGTTGTTGAAGCATGGTGTTATTGTTAAACAACGTGAATTGACTTCGCATGGAAAACTACTGGGAACTGGACAAATGGCATGTAGAATTTTAGGAGAAAAAGGTTCTTCAATAAAGGTTTCTTCGGATGGAAAGATTACTATCTACAACAAGAAACATAACATTGAATTAAAATTCTAAAATGAATGGAACTTGAAACTTGCTCTAGAGAAATAAAGGGATTTATTCTTTAATAAAACGATAAAGTTTGATAAACTTAAATAGCGCCAAAGAGTAGCGTTCTTTTCAGACTTAGTATAGTCTCGTTCTGAATATCTATGGCGAACAATTGCTGTTGCAATGTTTTTTTTACAACATTTTTTTACGTAAATAAAACGGAATATGGAAAAACTTTAGCTGTATTTTTTTTAGCAATTCAAAAAGACCTCGATTCATCACCGAGGCTTTCTTTAAAGGGAGATCCCCGCCTTCGCGGGAATGACATTCTATGGCTTATGCCTGCTTGTAGCTTTCCAGCGATTCCACGCTGAGGCTCTTCACAAAGTTGTAGTGCTTTGCGACTTCGGCTTCAGCGAGGTTCAGGTACACCTTCACGCTCTTGTCGAACAGTTCAGGCGACTTGGTGGCATCGCGGAGGAGCAGCTGGCTCATCACGCAGTTGGCGGCCATTTCGTACAGGTGACGGCTGCAGAGGTCGGTGAACTCGTTGTTGTTCGCGGCCTTCACGAATTCCACAGCTTCGTTGTACTTAGCGTCCATGGCCTTTGCGCGGGCCTTGAGTGCTTCGTATTCCGGGCGCACATCCTGGGCTTCGAATTCTTCGAGCATCTGGCTGTAGGTACCGGTGGTCACGTGCGGGAGAGCCGCAACCGTCTGCAACTGCGTCGTACCTTCGTAAATCGAAGTGATACGGGCGTCGCGGTACAGGCGCTGGCAAGCGTATTCGAGCATGTAGCCCGAACCGCCGTGAACCTGGATGCTGTCGTAGCTGTTGATGTTCGCGTATTCGGAGTTCATGCCCTTCGCGAGCGGAGTGCATGCGGAGGCGAGCTTCTGGTATTTCTTGAGTTCAGCCTTTTCTTCGTCGGTGAGCTTGCGGTCACGTTCGATGTCTTCGAGGCCCTTGTAGATGTCCACGTAGCTGGCGGTCAGGTACAACAGGGCGCGGCCTGCGTCGAGACGAGCCTTGATGTGGGAAATCATCTCGTACACGGCCGGGAAGTTCACGATAGCCTGACCGAACTGCTTACGGTCCTTGGCGTAGGCGAGAGCTTCGTTGTAGGCCATCTGGCTGATGCCCACGGACTGGGCGGCAATGCCGAGGCGGGCGCCGTTCATGAGGGCCATCACGTACTTGATGAGACCGAACTTGCGGCGGCCGCAGAGTTCAGCCTTGGCGTTCTTGTAGACAAGTTCGCAAGTCGGGCTTCCGTGGATACCCATCTTGTTTTCGATGCGGCGGACGTCAACGCCACCGTCGCGCTTGTCGTAGATGAACATGGAAAGGCCACGACCGTCGCGGGTGCCTTCTTCGGAGCGGGCGAGCACCAGGTGGATGTCGGAGTCGCCGTTCGTGATGAAGCGCTTCACGCCGTTCAAGTACCAGCACTTGTCCTCTTCGCTGTAGGTGGCCTTGAGCATCACGCGCTGCAGGTCGGAACCGGCATCGGGTTCGGTCAAGTCCATCGACATCGTTTCGCCGGCGCAGATGCGCGGAATGAAACGGGAACGCTGGTCTTCGTCGCCAAATTCATAGAGCGTCTCGATGCAGTCCTGCAAGGACCAGATGTTCTCGAAACCGGCGTCTGCAGAGGCGATCATTTCGTTGATGGCCGTGTAGGCGGTAATCGGGAAGTTCAGGCCGCCAAAGCGGCGCGGCATCGTGACACCGTTGAGGCCAGCCTTGCGGGTGGCTTCGAGGTTTTCGTAGGTCTTCGCGGCGTAACGAACGCGGCCGTTTTCGCAGTGCGGGCCTTCGGCGTCCACTTCTTCCGAGTTCGGGAAGACGGTGTTCGCGGTGATGTCGCCAGCGACTTCGAGCACGCGGTTGTAGTTGTCCATAGCGTCGGCAAAATCTTCCGGCGCATAGTCGAAAGCGTCCTTGTCGGCATAGCCCTTTTCCTTGAGCTCGACAATGCGCGGCATCAGGGAATTGCTTTCGAGGTTGAATTTAATCTCGGGATGATCTGTATAAAAATTCGCCATATCGCCTACTTATTGTTTGCCTTGTAATACTTGATCATCTTCGGGAGGACTTCTTCGACGGTGCCGTTGATCACGTAATCAGCGATAGCGTTGATCGGAGCTTCGGGGTCGGAGTTCACGGAGATGATGATACCTGAATCCTGCATGCCAGCGAGGTGCTGGATCTGGCCGGAAATACCGAAAGCGATATAGACCTTCGGGCGGACAGTCACGCCGGTCTGACCGATCTGGCGGTCATGATCGACAAAGCCCGCATCCACGGCGGCGCGGCTTGCACCCACTTCGGCGTGGAGTTCCTTGGCAAGTTCGAACAGCATGTCGAAGTTTTCCTTGGAGCCCATGCCGTAACCACCGGCGACCACGATCGGAGCGCCCTTGAGGTTGTGCTTGGCCTTTTCCACATGGCGTTCGAGCACCTTGACCACGTATTCCGTTTCCGGCACGTACTTGGCCACATCGTGCTTGATAACTTCGCCCTTGTAGTTCGGGTCCACGATTTCCTTCTTCATCACGCCTTCGCGCACGGTCGCCATCTGCGGACGGTGTTCCGGGTTCACGATCGTCGCGACGATGTTGCCGCCGAATGCCGGGCGGATCTGGCAAAGCTGGTTTTCGTAAGCCTTCTTCACGCCACCGATGCTCATTTCGAAACTGTCGATTTCGAGTTCGGTACAGTCGGCGGTAAGGCCGCTGTGCATGGCGCTGGAAATGCGCGGGCCGAGGTCACGGCCAATCACCGTTGCACCGAGCAAGCAAATCTGCGGCTGCTCTTCCTTGAAGAGGTTCACCACGAGGGCTGCATGCGGGTTGGTGGTGTAGGGGAACAGGCCTTCGGCGTCGAACACATGAACCTTGTCCACACCGTAGGGGAAAACCTGCTTTTCAATGCCATCGAGGCCCTTGCCGGCGCAGATGCACTCGAGCTGAACGCCGAGCGTGTTGGCCAGCTTGCGACCCTTGGACAAAAGTTCGAGGGAAACGTCAACGACGGTCGTGCCCTCAATTTCGCAATATACAAATACGTTATTCATAGGCTAGCCAATAATCTTCTCGTCTAAAAGTTCCTTGATAAGTCCTTCAACGTCGGCGTCGCTCGCGGTAAGCGTGCGGCTTTCCTTCGCCTTGAACACGATGTTCTTGACAGCCTTCACGTTCGTCGGAGAACCGGCCTTACCGATCTGCGTCGGGTCGGCGTCGATGTCTGCGGCACCCCACTGCGGGATGTCGAGGTAGGGCTTCTTCGCGATGAGGGCGGCGTACTTTTCGGCGGCTTCCGGAGCGCGTTCGGCGACGGCGGTCGCGTTCTTGAACTTCATGATGCGCTTCGCGTTGCGCGGGCGGCACGGAGCGGCACTGCCGTTCACGGTCACGACCAGCGGGAGCGGTGCTTCCACCGTTTCCACACCACCGTCGATATGGCGGCGGATCACGACCTTGCGGGCCTTCTCGTCGAGGCTCAAGATTTCTTCGGCATAGGTCACCTGGGTAAGGCCGAGCTTTTCAGCAATCTGCGGACCGACCTGTGCGGTGTCACCGTCGATAGCCTGGCGGCCACCAAGGATAATGTCATAGTCGCCGACCTTCTTGACGGCCTGGGCGAGCGTGTAGCTAGTAGCGAGCGTGTCGGCGCCACCGAGGGAACGGTCCGTAATAACGTAACCGCAGTCGGCACCGCGATACAGAGCTTCACGGATAACTTCGGCAGACTTCGGCAGACCCATCGTCAGCACGGTAATGGTGGAACCGGGGAACTGGTCCTTCAGGCGAAGGGCTTGCTCCAGGGCGTTCAGGTCTTCGGGGTTGAAGACCGCGGGCAAAGCGGCACGATTGATAGTACCCTGCGGCGTCATGGCGTCCGGGCCTACGTTTCGTGTATCAGGTACTTGCTTGGCAAGCACAACGATTTTAAGACTCATATATCCTTAACTGTTAGTGTTTAATTTGTTGGGGTACAAGATAGAAATTTTTTGAATTGCGGCCCAACTGCCAGTTCCAGTCGTTTCCGCGTCACGATGAAGTAAGAAAAGCGACACTTTTTTGTAACAAAGAATTTTAATCTTCCGAAGTCAAAGGGGGAAGAATCCCCCTCGCTCCAGCCGCACGCGTCTTCCGCTACCCCCTCTCCTAGGGGCACATCCCCTAAAACCCCTTTTGCCCACGCCTTTTTATTAAATTTTCAATGAAAAAATGGTGGCCCCAACCACCAATCACTAACCACAAATCACTTTATTATGTCCAAATTCAAACGCATTCTCTTGAAGCTCAGTGGCGAAGCCCTCGCAGGCGAAAAGGGCCACGGTATCGATAATACTATTCTCTCCGACATGGCAAGCGAAATCGCATCCATCGTCAAACAGGGCGTGCAGGTCGCGCTCGTGATTGGCGGCGGCAACCTCGTCCGCGGTATTTCCGCCTCCGCTGGCGGCATGAACCGCGCCCAGGGCGATGCCATGGGCATGCTCGGCACCGTGATGAACGGCCTTGCCATGCAGGATGCTCTCGACAAGCAGGGCGTGGATTCTGTGGTGATGTCCGCCATCCGTATGGAACCGGTCTGCGAATTCTTCGACCGCCGCAAGGCCCTCAAGCTCCTTTCCGCTGGCTCCGTGGTCATCTTCTCCGCCGGTACGGGTAACCCGTTCTTCACCACCGACAGCTGCGCCGCGCTGCGCGCCATCGAAAGCGAATGCGACGTGATCATGAAGGCCACCAAGGTCGACGGCATCTACACCGCAGACCCGGTCAAGGATCCGACGGCCACCCGCTTCGACGACATCAGCTACAAGGAAGTCATTTCCCGCGGCCTCAAGGTCATGGATACGGCAGCCGTTGCCCTCTGCATGGAAAACAACATGCCCATCTTCGTGTTCAAGATGGAAAAGGGGAACCTGACCCGCGCCGCCATCGAAGGCGACCTCGGGACGCTGGTCCACTGCTAAATCGGTTTCGAGAAACTCTTTTAAGCATTCTTAGTCATACCTATGCTACGTTCGAAGTACCAAGCGTTCACGGACACGACTTCCGAAAACGTCTTCAAGGCGAAAAAACAGGCGAACCCCATTACGTTGGTCGTGCTGGGCTATTTGCTCATCATAGCCGTCGGAGCCGTACTTCTCCGCTTGCCTGTCTCTACGCGTGAGCCCATCGACTTTTTGCAGGCGCTGTTCACGGCGACATCGGCCGTGTGCGTGACCGGGCTTTCTGTCATCGACATCAGCACCACGTTCACAGGGTTCGGTTACTGGGTTCTCGTCCTCCTGATGCAGCTCGGCGGTTTGGGTATCATGACCGTATCTACGGTGCTTATCTTGCTTGCCGGCATGCACCCGGGATTCAACCACCAGTCCGTCCTGCTTTCGAACTTCACGCAAGAAGGTAACGTCGACGCGAAGCGCATCCTCATGGCGGTGCTCCCCTTCACGTTCATCCTGGAAGCTATCGGTGGCGTTGTCTACTTCACGCAGTTCAGCAACATGGAACTGTACGACCGCATTTTCTGCTCTGTCTTCCAGGCAGTCAGTTCTTTCTGTAACGTCGGGTTCACGCTGTTCCCCGACTCGCTCATGCAATTCCAGCTCAACCCCGTCATGAACATCACGACATGTGTGCTTGCACTCGCAGGCGGATTCGGCTTCCTCGCTATCACGGAATTGCAGTACGCCTTCGACTTCAAGCGTCGCCGTTTCCGCAAGATTTCTCTGCATACACGCATTGCGACCTTCTGCACGCTCGTTATCGTTGCGGCAAGCATTGTCGCTTTCATGCTCACCGAATGGGGCAACACCCTCAACGGGCTCTCCTTCTTCGACAAGCTCCAGACCACGTTCTTCATGGCCTTCACGAGCCGTACCGCTGGTCTCAATACGGTAGACACTCCGGCCCTCTGCGCCAGTTCCCTGTTCTTCTTTATCATCATCATGTTCATCGGGGCTAACCCCGGTAGCTGCGGTGGCGGTATCAAGGTCACTACGGCAGCGGTCATCGGGCTCCTCGGCTTCAACAGGGTGCTCGGCCGCGAAAAGACCCAGGTCATGGGCCGCACCATTCCCGAAACCACGGTCGACAAGGCTGTGCGAATTTTCGTCGTGGCCATCGTGGTCATAGCACTTGCGACCATGGTGCTGCTCTGCACCGAAATCCCCGCAGGAGTGGGTTTCAACGAGAACGGCACGCCCTTCCTCAAGGTTTTGTTCGAAGTGGTGAGCGCCTACAGCACGTGCGGGCTTTCGATGGGTCTCACGGGCGAGCTTTCCACGGTTGGGCGCATCGTCATCTGTTGCGTGATGTTTATCGGACGTATGGGACCGTTGTTCCTCATCTCCGCCGTCGCCGGACGGGTCAAAAACACCACCTGGTTCGCCGAAGAAGATATAATGGTGGGTTAGGGATTAGAGACTAGGATCTAGGATCTAGAGGGTGGCTTCGCCGTGACTATTTACTCTAATCTCTAGTCTCTAGTTTCTAGCCCCTAAATTCTAGAGGGCGGCTTCGCCGCCATTATTCACTCTAGTCCCTAGCCTCTAGCCTCTATTTACTAAATTTCATCCCATGGCATCTAAGCAATACATCATCATCGGTCTTGGCAACTCTGCCATCTTCCTCGCCCGTCACCTGACGAGCCTCGGGCACGATGTGCTCGTGGTGGACAACCATCCCGAAAAGGTGCAAGACATTTCGAGCACCGTGTCGCAGGCCATGGTCGCCGACTCTACCCGCAAAAAGCAGCTTTCGAGCATCCCGCTGCAGAAGGCGGACTCCGTCATCGTCTGTATTGGCGAAAACCTGGAAGCAAGTCTCCTTACTGTGTTGAACTTGAAGGAACTCGGCGTCAAGCACATCATCGCGAAGTCCAGTAGCGCCGCCCACTCGAGCATCCTCGAAAAGCTCGGCGTCTCGGACATTTTCCACCCGGAACGCGACTCGGCCATCGCACTTGCCGAACGCCTGAACCGCCCGAACATGCTCGACTTCTTGCCGTTCATGGAAGGCTTCAGCATCGTCGAAGTCGTATGCCCCAAGGACTTCATCGGCAAGACTCTGAAGGATTTGAACATCACCCACAAGTACGGGGTGCAGGTCATCGCCATCCGCGACCCGCAAGAACCGACTCCCAAAATCGGTAACCTCGCCGACATCGTGCTGCAAGAAGACGACGTGCTCTTCCTCATCGGCCCGAACGACGCCCTCGACAAATTCAAGAGCTAAAAAGAACGGGCGCCCTATTGATTCCAATAAGCGCCCGCGCTATTATTTCCGGTTTTATCGAAACCTCCCGAACGGGAGGTTATTTTATGCGAATCTCTTGTGCAGGACCTTGATTTCCTGGATAAACGAAAGGTCCAACATGCTGACGGAATCTTCCTTGCTCTTCTGGATTTCCACGATGAAGGGAGCCTTTGCCAGGTGCAGGGAGTGTACCGAGAATACGATTTCTTCTTGCTGGGCCAAGCGCTTGTTCGGGTCCTTAATCTGGGCGGCCAGGAGAGTCCCCACCGTCTTCGCGTAGCGCAGCACCTTCACGAGGTCGAACGTATTCAACTTCTGGTAGAGGCTGCCGTACTTCGTCGAGTTCATCGTCGTCTGCAGCGAATCGCTATCGGCAGATTCCTTCAGGTCGTAGTCGGGCTTACCGGCCTTGGGCCAGGCCACGGCAAATTCCTTGCGCCATTCCTCGTCAGAGACAGGCTTGCGGTTGTCGGCCGAGCGGTTCACGAACGGGCAATAGCCAAAGTTCTCGAGGATGTCGAAGGCATAGCCTTCCTTCTCGGGATTCAGGATAAATCCGTAATTCGGGACATACTCCTCGACACATTCCATGAACTGTGCAAAGTTCGAAAGCTCCGAAAGAATTTGCTTGTTGTCAATTTTCATCAAGCGGACAGAACGGACGCGCACGCCATAGAAGGAGGAGTTCCATTCTTCAAGAGTCGAAAGCACATTCGCAGGCGGCTTGATCCAAGTGCAGAAATGGTCCACTTCGGTTTCGGGCATCCCGCTCTTGAGGCCTTCCAGGTAAACATCCTTGGCAAGCGTGAAGCAAAGCATGGTTTCGTCGTTCTTGACATTGGCGAGGCAAGCGAGCGTAAACAGCACGCGCGGAGAGGTCTCGACAGAAACGACCACGTCGAAGTTCGGGAGAGCCGAAATGCTCGGCTGCGGGAGCTGCACCGACGAGGGCGAAAGCCATTCCTTGCCGTTCGAACCCAACAGCACAGCGGAGACCTTCCCCTGCACCATGCGGAAGTCCACAAGGCCCAGGAGCCACAGTTCGCGGAGCGGGCGCGGCAGGTATTCCCACGGGAGCACCTTGTTGCGTTCGAGGATACGATACGACGGATCCATCACCCAGAAGAGGAACGCCGCCTCGGAAACGCTACGGCCGTTGTTCAAGGAACGGAGGAGCTGTTCCAGGTGTTCCCTGTCGCCATGGAAACGGCGGTTGAGCCACCAGTTCAGGATGTCCTGATGCAAACGGAAACCGTTCTTGCGCAAGAACTCGAGTGCATGTTCCGACGGCACGACAAAGGCGTCGTCTTGTTCGAGCCAGCCATTCTGCGTGAGGAACGAGAAGATGAGCATGAGCTCGTTCTCGGCAGCCTTCTCGCTCATGCGACGAGACATGGAGAACGCTTCGACACAAAGCATACGGCCTCGACGATGCAACGAGCCATTCGTATTTACACGCAGTTCCCTACGCTGGGCAAGGGAGAGGACAAAGCACACGTGCCAGTCCAGCATACGCCCAAAAGAAACTGCCGGCGAAGTCGTATCGAACTCGACCGTTTCGTCTATTTCGAAACAACCGACGAAGTTGGAAAAGCCCTGGTACACCGGAGTCGAAGAAGCAGAACGCCACAACACGAATTCGCGACACATAGACAAGAGGAACGTCTGCAAGTCGCGGCTCTTGTTCACCGGGATAGTCAGGCGCAGCTCGTTAAAAGTAAGGCCACGCGCACCACTATGATAAATCAGGTTCAGGCAGCGGCGCTGCCAAGCATCCATCTTCGAGAATAACGTGACAACACGTTCCCTATCACAAAAAAATTCCAATGTCTCGCTCAAAATAAGAGCGTTGTTCAGCAAGCCCTTCTTACCAAAGGCCTTGGCATGCGCAGCGCGAAGTAGCGGCTTGGACATGCCGTCAAAAAAAGCATTCAACTCAAGCATAAGCACCTTTTAATCGGGATGCCAAATTTAGAAAATTTTTGGCTCAGCGCCAAATGTCAGTCACTAGATGTACTTCTTCACGTCGTCCACGGAGAACAGGAATTTCTGTTTGAAATTCCATATCTTCTGGAACGTCTTCCCGTAGTGTTCGGTAACGACGCGATTGTCGAGAATAAGCACCTTTCCGGAGTCTCCCTCCGTACGCAAGAGTCTTCCGAGTCCCTGGCGCATTTCCATGTACGCCTCGGGCACGTAGTAGCTCTTGAAGGGGTTCTCACCGCGTTCTTTGTATTCGTTGCTGAGGCCCGCGACAATAGGGTCGGACGGGTTCGGGAACGGAAGCTTGGTAATCACGAGGAGCTTGAGAGCATCGCCCGGGAAGTCGACACCTTCCCACAGGCTCTGGCAGCCCAGCAAGCAGGCCCCGCGTTCCTTGCGGAACATCGTCACCAAACTGTCAAGCGAACCGTCTACATTCTGGCAGAGCAGGAGCTTGTTCTTCGAAGCGAATGCCGGAGCGAGGGCCGCCTGGGCCTTGAGCATCGCAGCAACACTCGTGAACAGCACCATCGTGTTTTCCTCGACATTCGGGAGAACTTCCACCAGCGTCTGGTTCATCGCATCGACGAATTCCGGAGCAGACGGCTTGGGCAGATACTTGGTAACATAGACGGAGCGACGGCCAGAAGAGACCGGCTGTTCGCTGTAAACGCGGTAGAACGGTTTCTTCGTAGAAGCAAGGCGGTCCATGCCCATGCGGTGCATGAAGTATTCCACGGAGTTCTGCACGGCAAGTGTTGCCGAAGTGAACGTCGCGGACTTGATCCACGAATAGAATTTTTCAGTCCACACAGATTCGAAATGGAGCGGATAGGCATACATCTTGAGCGTGTGCGGGTTAAACGGTTCTTCGAGGCAACAGACCCAATCCTTGCGGCCGGCCTTGGCAATGAATTCGAAATCGGCCATGTAACGGTCCATCTCGGCCAAACGGCCTTCGGCATCGTTCAGCAAGCCATCGACACTCTTCTCGTTGCGGATGTCGGCGAAAGCAGCGTCACTAGCGGACTTGACTGCTGCATAAGCATCCAAGAACGAAGTCGGGTCGACATCGTAATCTGCCTGGATGCCATTGGCAAACATGAGCCCACTGCGGGAGAGTTTCATCTTGCCAATCTTCTTGCCCAACTTCATGAACAAACGATGCAGCGCTTTCTCCATCTCGTTGAGCGAGAGCGTGAGCTGGTCCAGCTTTTCAACCGTGGCAGGCGATGCCTCCGGGAGGCGCGACTTGATGGATTCGATAAGCCCACCACGGCCATCGCGAGACGGCACAAGCGTCTTGATGATGTTACGGAACGTGAAGAACGAAATGGCACGGCCGAACGACTGGTTGCTTGCCGCAGGCAGGCGGTGCGCTTCGTCGAAAACGATATGCTCGTACGGCGGGAGGAGCGCAAAGTCGAGAGCGAGATCGGCAAGGAACAGAGAATGATTCACCAAAAGCAAGTTTGCACCCAAAGCGCGACGCTTGGCAGCGAGAGCCGGGCACTTCGCATAATGCGGGCACTTTTCACCAAGGCACGAAGATGCGTTGCTGGCGAGCTTGGACCAGAGAACCCTATTGCGGCCGACACTGAACGAGGCACATTCGTTGATGTCGCCGGTCTCGGTCGAAAGCACCCACGGAATGAGCGCCATGAACGAATCCAGTTCTTCGCCCAACAGGAGCGAAGACGACGAAGAAAGTTCCTCGAACTTGCGCAAGCAAAGATAGTTGTCGCGACCCTTGAGAATAGCCGGGATGAGTTTCCCGTTGTAGATTCCCATGAGCTGCGGGAGTTCGTTTTTCCAGAGTTGTTCTTGCAGGGCACGGGTTGCCGTGCTGATGACGACGCGTTCGCCGCTCACAGCCTTGTTCGCGGCACTCACCAAATATGCAAGCGTCTTGCCCGAACCTGTGGGAGCTTCAAGGACGCAAATGCCGCCCTTGTACATGTTGCGCTC from uncultured Fibrobacter sp. includes these protein-coding regions:
- a CDS encoding acyl-CoA dehydrogenase family protein, with the translated sequence MANFYTDHPEIKFNLESNSLMPRIVELKEKGYADKDAFDYAPEDFADAMDNYNRVLEVAGDITANTVFPNSEEVDAEGPHCENGRVRYAAKTYENLEATRKAGLNGVTMPRRFGGLNFPITAYTAINEMIASADAGFENIWSLQDCIETLYEFGDEDQRSRFIPRICAGETMSMDLTEPDAGSDLQRVMLKATYSEEDKCWYLNGVKRFITNGDSDIHLVLARSEEGTRDGRGLSMFIYDKRDGGVDVRRIENKMGIHGSPTCELVYKNAKAELCGRRKFGLIKYVMALMNGARLGIAAQSVGISQMAYNEALAYAKDRKQFGQAIVNFPAVYEMISHIKARLDAGRALLYLTASYVDIYKGLEDIERDRKLTDEEKAELKKYQKLASACTPLAKGMNSEYANINSYDSIQVHGGSGYMLEYACQRLYRDARITSIYEGTTQLQTVAALPHVTTGTYSQMLEEFEAQDVRPEYEALKARAKAMDAKYNEAVEFVKAANNNEFTDLCSRHLYEMAANCVMSQLLLRDATKSPELFDKSVKVYLNLAEAEVAKHYNFVKSLSVESLESYKQA
- a CDS encoding electron transfer flavoprotein subunit alpha/FixB family protein, whose amino-acid sequence is MNNVFVYCEIEGTTVVDVSLELLSKGRKLANTLGVQLECICAGKGLDGIEKQVFPYGVDKVHVFDAEGLFPYTTNPHAALVVNLFKEEQPQICLLGATVIGRDLGPRISSAMHSGLTADCTELEIDSFEMSIGGVKKAYENQLCQIRPAFGGNIVATIVNPEHRPQMATVREGVMKKEIVDPNYKGEVIKHDVAKYVPETEYVVKVLERHVEKAKHNLKGAPIVVAGGYGMGSKENFDMLFELAKELHAEVGASRAAVDAGFVDHDRQIGQTGVTVRPKVYIAFGISGQIQHLAGMQDSGIIISVNSDPEAPINAIADYVINGTVEEVLPKMIKYYKANNK
- a CDS encoding electron transfer flavoprotein subunit beta/FixA family protein, with translation MSLKIVVLAKQVPDTRNVGPDAMTPQGTINRAALPAVFNPEDLNALEQALRLKDQFPGSTITVLTMGLPKSAEVIREALYRGADCGYVITDRSLGGADTLATSYTLAQAVKKVGDYDIILGGRQAIDGDTAQVGPQIAEKLGLTQVTYAEEILSLDEKARKVVIRRHIDGGVETVEAPLPLVVTVNGSAAPCRPRNAKRIMKFKNATAVAERAPEAAEKYAALIAKKPYLDIPQWGAADIDADPTQIGKAGSPTNVKAVKNIVFKAKESRTLTASDADVEGLIKELLDEKIIG
- the pyrH gene encoding UMP kinase translates to MSKFKRILLKLSGEALAGEKGHGIDNTILSDMASEIASIVKQGVQVALVIGGGNLVRGISASAGGMNRAQGDAMGMLGTVMNGLAMQDALDKQGVDSVVMSAIRMEPVCEFFDRRKALKLLSAGSVVIFSAGTGNPFFTTDSCAALRAIESECDVIMKATKVDGIYTADPVKDPTATRFDDISYKEVISRGLKVMDTAAVALCMENNMPIFVFKMEKGNLTRAAIEGDLGTLVHC
- a CDS encoding potassium transporter TrkG, which encodes MLRSKYQAFTDTTSENVFKAKKQANPITLVVLGYLLIIAVGAVLLRLPVSTREPIDFLQALFTATSAVCVTGLSVIDISTTFTGFGYWVLVLLMQLGGLGIMTVSTVLILLAGMHPGFNHQSVLLSNFTQEGNVDAKRILMAVLPFTFILEAIGGVVYFTQFSNMELYDRIFCSVFQAVSSFCNVGFTLFPDSLMQFQLNPVMNITTCVLALAGGFGFLAITELQYAFDFKRRRFRKISLHTRIATFCTLVIVAASIVAFMLTEWGNTLNGLSFFDKLQTTFFMAFTSRTAGLNTVDTPALCASSLFFFIIIMFIGANPGSCGGGIKVTTAAVIGLLGFNRVLGREKTQVMGRTIPETTVDKAVRIFVVAIVVIALATMVLLCTEIPAGVGFNENGTPFLKVLFEVVSAYSTCGLSMGLTGELSTVGRIVICCVMFIGRMGPLFLISAVAGRVKNTTWFAEEDIMVG
- a CDS encoding TrkA family potassium uptake protein; amino-acid sequence: MASKQYIIIGLGNSAIFLARHLTSLGHDVLVVDNHPEKVQDISSTVSQAMVADSTRKKQLSSIPLQKADSVIVCIGENLEASLLTVLNLKELGVKHIIAKSSSAAHSSILEKLGVSDIFHPERDSAIALAERLNRPNMLDFLPFMEGFSIVEVVCPKDFIGKTLKDLNITHKYGVQVIAIRDPQEPTPKIGNLADIVLQEDDVLFLIGPNDALDKFKS
- a CDS encoding helicase C-terminal domain-containing protein produces the protein MKKIPDFVAVDLETTGLEFESDEIIEVALVRFVKGKPGDSLDFLVKPDRAELRPFIECLTGIAKADLDAAEGFADIAGKICEFIGDLPLVAHNAAFDSRFLKNSLKKVGIDYENHPFWDSLTFSRIAYQDAPNHRLDTLVQMLNIERSRAHRALPDADACGRLFVMAFEKISAMDPWLVDALKRVGEGSDWESVFGKAKGEWKAPQYKLPDVPAAAPLPQEKAPRVSEFFKENGFLSMFVENFVPREMQQDYASIVERNMYKGGICVLEAPTGSGKTLAYLVSAANKAVSGERVVISTATRALQEQLWKNELPQLMGIYNGKLIPAILKGRDNYLCLRKFEELSSSSSLLLGEELDSFMALIPWVLSTETGDINECASFSVGRNRVLWSKLASNASSCLGEKCPHYAKCPALAAKRRALGANLLLVNHSLFLADLALDFALLPPYEHIVFDEAHRLPAASNQSFGRAISFFTFRNIIKTLVPSRDGRGGLIESIKSRLPEASPATVEKLDQLTLSLNEMEKALHRLFMKLGKKIGKMKLSRSGLMFANGIQADYDVDPTSFLDAYAAVKSASDAAFADIRNEKSVDGLLNDAEGRLAEMDRYMADFEFIAKAGRKDWVCCLEEPFNPHTLKMYAYPLHFESVWTEKFYSWIKSATFTSATLAVQNSVEYFMHRMGMDRLASTKKPFYRVYSEQPVSSGRRSVYVTKYLPKPSAPEFVDAMNQTLVEVLPNVEENTMVLFTSVAAMLKAQAALAPAFASKNKLLLCQNVDGSLDSLVTMFRKERGACLLGCQSLWEGVDFPGDALKLLVITKLPFPNPSDPIVAGLSNEYKERGENPFKSYYVPEAYMEMRQGLGRLLRTEGDSGKVLILDNRVVTEHYGKTFQKIWNFKQKFLFSVDDVKKYI